In the Phaseolus vulgaris cultivar G19833 chromosome 7, P. vulgaris v2.0, whole genome shotgun sequence genome, one interval contains:
- the LOC137828075 gene encoding uncharacterized protein: protein MADRTASRIPTPAETNPASRTGIVERKLSKRGHPFTNEIITTPFPDKWRGLAIKLYDGSTDPDEHLNVYKTQMTLYTTDNNVWCKVFPTSLQGEPLTWFTELPPNFIDDFDVLAAKFSTQYATSRPHHMSSISLIAVQQEKGESLRTFLDRFNKACMNIRGLKQEVALHHLVSAIRPSRFTESLIKKPPQDMEDLRTRATKFMQIEEHIDYHQRFKAVGSGVLKDQTPSKEREVKTERTVRTTPWSDRNRGGRIPKSNSYTPLTVPRGRALDEALQTDLIPTLKQYQTPPNADTAKHFQYHRNFGHTTEGCQALKDKIEELIQAGHLRQFVKIIRNSRSPP, encoded by the coding sequence ATGGCCGACCGAACCGCCTCTCGCATACCTACACCGGCCGAAACCAATCCTGCTTCCAGAACTGGAATAGTCGAAAGAAAGTTAAGTAAAAGGGGTCATCCTTTTACAAACGAAATCATCACCACACCATTTCCTGACAAGTGGAGAGGTCTCGCCATTAAACTCTATGACGGCTCGACCGACCCAGACGAGCATTTAAATGTTTACAAGACGcaaatgactttgtataccACAGATAACAATGTGTGGTGTAAAGTATTTCCCACGTCGCTTCAGGGAGAACCTCTTACTTGGTTCACAGAGCTGCCTCCGAATTTCATTGACGACTTCGACGTCTTAGCTGCAAAATTCTCTACTCAATATGCCACCAGCCGACCGCATCACATGTCCTCCATATCTCTCATAGCGGTACAACAAGAGAAAGGCGAATCTCTCAGAACCTTTTTAGATAGATTCAACAAGGCATGTATGAATATCCGAGGGCTCAAACAGGAAGTCGCATTACACCATTTGGTTTCGGCCATCCGGCCGAGCCGTTTTACCGAAAGTCTCATCAAAAAGCCGCCTCAGGACATGGAAGATCTTCGAACTcgagcaaccaaattcatgcaaattgAAGAACACATTGACTATCACCAACGGTTCAAAGCTGTCGGATCCGGAGTCCTCAAAGATCAAACCCCGAGCAAAGAAAGAGAAGTCAAAACCGAACGGACCGTCCGAACCACTCCATGGTCCGATCGGAACAGAGGAGGCCGAATCCCCAAGTCTAACAGTTACACCCCTTTAACTGTTCCGAGGGGACGAGCCCTAGATGAAGCACTACAAACAGATTTAATTCCGACACTAAAACAATATCAAACACCACCGAATGCAGATACTGCTAAGCATTTTCAGTACCATCGAAATTTCGGCCACACGACCGAAGGATGTCAAGCGTTGAAGGACAAAATCGAAGAGCTGATCCAAGCTGGCCATTTGCGGCAGTTCGTCAAGATAATAAGGAATTCAAGATCCCCACCATGA
- the LOC137828867 gene encoding probable membrane-associated kinase regulator 6, which yields METSQPLSIESFSYSWLVNLRPSLLESLESSLRTSLDASDEASFIEMDPKKPPSKRFFKNSQDSKFDFPISQSPLTLVHADELFSNGYLMPLFAESLQMEEYESSDSNTSPVSSSHAPKSEAPTCPSRCLSLKRCRTLSRRVFQKYLDFLRPLCRRLRGHKSSTETAAKRGLSVKNRRYYSDTSPRISVALSADDWRYSCDSESSIYEAVLHCKRSIGNERMSQGSFKMEGRR from the exons ATGGAAACTTCCCAGCCTCTTTCTATTGAAAGCTTCTCATATAGTTGGTTAGTAAACCTGAGGCCATCATTGCTAGAAAGCCTTGAAAGCTCTCTTAGAACTTCCCTTGATGCATCTGATGAAGCTTCTTTCATTGAGATGGACCCAAAAAAGCCTCCCTCTAAAAGATTCTTTAAGAACTCACAGGACTCCAAATTTGACTTCCCAATTTCACAGTCCCCTCTTACTCTTGTCCATGCAGATGAACTCTTTTCCAATGGCTACCTCATGCCTCTTTTTGCTGAATCACTGCAAATGGAAGAATACGAGTCCTCTGACTCCAACACAAGCCCGGTTTCATCTTCACATGCACCAAAGAGTGAGGCTCCTACATGCCCTTCTAGATGCCTTTCCTTGAAAAGGTGCAGAACATTATCAAGGAGAGTATTTCAGAAGTATCTGGATTTCTTGAGGCCTTTGTGCAGAAGACTGAGGGGTCACAAATCAAGTACTGAAACTGCTGCTAAAAGAGGTTTGTCTGTGAAGAACAGGAGATACTATTCAGACACATCCCCGCGAATTAGTGTAGCCCTTTCTGCTGATGATTGGCGCTACTCTTGTGATTCTGAAAGCTCAATATACGAGGCAGTTCTTCACTGCAAAAGATCCATTGGTAATG AGAGAATGAGCCAAGGGAGCTTCAAAATGGAAGGGAGAAGatga
- the LOC137828180 gene encoding polygalacturonase-like: MSGNGVFDGEGATAWKQNECAKKFACKNLGMNFGFNFINNSIIRDITSKDSKHFHVNVLGCNNFTFDGFKVSAPGDSHNTDGIHIGRSTGVNVLNTDIATGDDCVSLGDGSRQVLIQKVNCGPGHGISIGSLGKYKEEEPVEGVTVKGCTLKGTTNGVRIKTWPNEPGTITVNDMKFEDITMDNVQNPIIIDQEYCPNNQCSKGSPSKVKISKVSFKGIKGTSATKEGIILACSSGVPCEGVEIGDVTLTYNGGPIIAKCSNVKPTITGKAPACGDGATDTKQSDSATDKKQSDSTTDKKQSGSTTDKKESTDKKQSSDKKQKE; this comes from the exons ATGTCTGGTAATGGAGTTTTTGATGGTGAAGGTGCAACTGCTTGGAAACAAAATGAGTGTGCGAAAAAATTTGCTTGCAAAAACCTTGGCATG AACTTCGGTTTTAATTTCATCAATAATTCAATAATTCGTGACATTACTAGCAAGGACAGCAAACACTTTCATGTCAATGTTTTGGGTTGCAACAATTTCACATTTGACGGATTTAAAGTAAGTGCTCCAGGTGATAGCCACAACACCGATGGCATCCACATTGGAAGATCCACCGGTGTGAATGTTCTTAATACAGATATTGCCACCGGAGATGATTGTGTCTCATTGGGTGACGGTAGCAGACAAGTACTTATCCAAAAGGTGAACTGTGGACCTGGTCATGGTATTAGTATTGGAAGCCTTGGGAAGTACAAGGAAGAAGAGCCTGTTGAAGGTGTTACAGTTAAGGGCTGCACTTTGAAAGGAACTACGAATGGAGTGAGGATTAAGACATGGCCTAACGAGCCAGGAACAATTACAGTTAATGACATGAAATTTGAAGATATTACCATGGATAATGTGCAGAACCCTATCATCATAGACCAAGAGTATTGTCCAAACAACCAATGCTCCAAAGGG AGTCCATCAAAAGTAAAGATAAGCAAAGTTTCCTTCAAGGGTATTAAGGGAACTTCAGCAACTAAAGAAGGAATTATTCTTGCTTGTAGTAGTGGTGTACCATGTGAGGGTGTTGAGATAGGTGATGTTACACTCACATACAACGGAGGTCCGATAATAGCTAAATGTAGTAATGTCAAGCCAACAATAACAGGGAAAGCCCCTGCCTGCGGTGATGGGGCTACTGATACAAAGCAAAGTGATTCTGCTACTGATAAAAAGCAAAGTGATTCTACTACTGATAAAAAACAAAGTGGTTCTACTACGGATAAAAAAGAGAGCACTGATAAAAAACAGAGCAGtgataaaaaacaaaaagagtAA